The genomic region TTTACAGATCTGAAAAGAAAATCAGCTTTCTTTTGAAGTGAATTCAAACTTTGACTGAATATAGTGGGCGACCGCCAGAGTATCTTACAAACAGCACAAAATGGCAATCCAAGTCCCAGCAAATAACTGAATCGCTCCTGCAGCTTATCTGATGTACATTCAATCCTGCTCACAGCTACATTCATCTTTTTAGAGCTTTTGGCTAAGCCTACTTTCAAGAAAATGTTCAGGGTATGCCTTCGAATATGCCTATGTAAATGTTCACATATTTGTATTTCTCGAACAGATGCAGAATGCTTTTGTGGAAAGCTGTCAACAATTAGGTCTGTCTTTCTATTAACTAAATCTCCACCTTCCATCATTAAGCTTTGAAAATTTTCTGGACCGGCTTTATCAACTACTTCTACTCCAAGATTTTCTTGAGGAGATGAAGCATGTTCACATGTGAGCATGCATTGTCTGAAATAGTTCCTCCCTTCAGAGTGAATCATTACATATTTTTTCTCAAAGCTTTTCTCTGATAGCCTAATGATAGACGTGATGCCAAGCTCCGACTTAAGAACATTATTAGATCTCAGCCATTTATAAAGTTTGTACCTTGGCATGATTCTACGCTTAAGACTATAATTCAAGTATATTGGATATGATTCAAGAACCTGGAGTGGGTTGCTTACAGATCTAAAAAGAAAATCAGCTTTCTTTTGAAGTGAATTCAAACTTTGGCTCAATATAGTAGGTGACCACCAGAGTATCTTACAAACAGCACAAAATGGCAATCCAAGTCCCAGCAAATAACTGAATCGCTCCTGCAGCTTATCTGATGTACATTCAATCCTGCTCACAGCTTCATTCATCTTTTTAGAGCTTTTGGCTAAGCCTACTTTCAAGAAAATGTTCAGGGTGTGCCTTGGAATAAGTCGATGTAAATGTTCACACATTTGTATTTCTCGAACAGATGCAGAATGCTTTTGTAGAAAGCGGTCAACAACTAGATCTTTCTTTCTATTAGCTAAATCTACTCCTTCCATCATTATGCTTTGAAAATTTTCTGGACTCGCTTTATTAACTACATCTACTCCGTCCAATAACATAAGCTGAATATTTTCTGGATTTTTTGGACTGGCTTTATTAACTACATTGACTCCATCCGATAACATAAACTGAATATTTTTTGGATCAACTTTCCACAATGGATTCTTGAGATGTTTTTTAATAAACGCAGAAAAATTCTGCTTTTCAAAAACCATTCCAACTGTGCATTCAAGAAGCTTAATCAATTTGCCCCTATAAGAATCAATTTTCTCTCTTGTCTCCTGGTATAGTCCAACACTTGCAGCACCTATCTCCATAGATTTGACTAGTTCAGGATTCAGAATTTCGGGACACGTAAGGACACAGCTGCAAATATTTTCCCTCTGTATTCCTAAGCTTGACAAAAATTCTATTATTGAGCGTAGAGATTCTTCTGAACCGTTGTTAAGGAGGTCACTCTTGGTATAAAAGAACTTACTTATCTCATCCCAAGAGCAACCGATACCCACTAAAAGCATCAAGTTTTCCAAAGTAATACCCCTGTTGTGCAGATTTGAATCCATCAAACAAGAATTTCTGCTTTTCTCCAGTTGGAAACAGTTCAAACCAATAATAACTACCATGAAATTTCTATACAGATCATCATTAAGAACTGATGGACAACTGATTATGATTCTCACAAGAGAAGCCTTACTGACTCCAAGATTCTCATAGAATTGCAGTTTATTTTGGAGTTCTTTTGAAGAACAGATGAATACATTTGGGTGCTCTTTGTAAAGTTTCCCAAGCTCCTGCCTTGGAAATCCAATGTTGCTCAAAGTTGACACGGCTGCAAGCAAGGCTTGGCTTTCCTTCATAAACAGCTGATCCTGAGGCAACAAGCTATGGATATCACAAGGCTTTATACCAATGCTTTCAAAGAAGGGCTCAAACTCATTAATTGGATTATAAAGCAGACGTTTCTTAAGGGCTCGGGTTAAGTCCTTCTTTTGACGTACTCTGGACAACAGCTTGTGTATAAAACATGGGGCATTGATGCTAATATCTCTGGCATCAGTAAAGTTAAATTCCCTTGTGTAGTAAAGATAATCTTGAAGCACTTGCTGAACTTGGTGCTTCACATTCACTGGAATTTCAGCCTGGGGCTCTACCCCTGATTTCCTAGAGAGTTTAGCAGTCTGAATAAAAATTGACGGCAGCAGTTTTAAGTTTAAATAATGAAAATCCCAGCTAACCCAGTTCTGTTTAGAAAACGAAAATTTAGGATGTAGCAGTGCCCGCTGAAACATGGGTAAGTCATACATTAGGGTTTGTTGCCGAACCAGACACTAGGGAGTATATCACAATGATCAGAGCCAAAATTAGAGGTGTTGAAAGACTTTTTTAAATGGAACCCATTTGTGGACACTGACCAAATTTCAACATAAACTGTAACTATAAGTTTGATATTAGGATggaattagaaaacaataggggtatCCAAAATGACCAGTAAGTGGAACAGTTATGAGATTATTCCATGAAAATTGAACTTACTTGAAGCATTGAGGTGCGGAATAGAGGGCAGAGCTCTGTGATTCTCTTTATGCTTTGAGCTGCACCGTCTCTTTACATCACATGCATGCTCGGGAAGATTGGAGTTTGGATTTCATTAAGGGTTTGAGTGTTGGGAGTTCCTAGCTGAGCACTCGTACGatgttttcttcaattttttgggGATAAAGAAGGAAATTACAGTAAGCTTGATGAAGCCTGAATCCATCGTACGAAGTTTTACCGTTATTAGTCTTTGGGGCGGCAGATATTATAGCAATCAATATAAAACCAGTACACCACAATATTTTGAAGGTATGTTTTAAAAAAATCTACGGTTAAGTTTATATACTTAGGTAGAGCGTCTaattaattttgatgattttttaattgttttaaatgatatatcatattttgatcatttttttagttgttttaaaaaaatagaTTATATATTTATCCACTTAAAAAatagattaaatatttaattttatttatttaaataatattattttttataacatttattttaaattttgaaattaaataattaatttatcaaatattaattaactttttaaaaaatttgacaaattattatttgttttaaaattttgattttaatgaTGTTTATACTACTAAAACAAATTATCTAATTTACCctattttattattgtaaaaaaatataactataatataaaatattgaaaaaaatcaaTTATATAATTTACCTTTTTTAATTCATGTCTTTATTTTAATCAATACATATATTTATTAATACAAATTTACATATCATAATTTTTAAAAAGGAAAGCCAACAATCCAACATTTAAGAAGCAGCATTGATTAGTTTTAAATGTGAACtagatttgtataaataggtggtaatAGACACTTTTGATTTATAGTTCATTAGTGAAAAGTCTATGtttctttcaatttatttattgtggTGATGACAAatgttgatatatgatttgaagttaTGTCCCTTCTCAATATCATATTACTTGTTGCTTATGTGAGCCTTCATTTTTCATTTATATAATTTTAAGTCCATTACAAGATTAATGCATTTAACTTTTAATTAAAGACATTATGTTTCTATGATCTATGATAGTAATATTCAAATGTTTGGGTTTTTGGAattaaattttgtaaaaaaaattataaacatttttaaaaaaattgtataagAGAGATGGAGTGAAATGTTGTCCATGtgttaaaaaaaatgttaaatcaaataaataaaaaagccCACAACATAAAGTATTTAATTAAAAGTAATAACAAGTGGAAAATCACAAGATGGAGTGAAATGGCATGAAAAAactgttaaataaataaaaaggatgCAAAGAGgagaaaatacaaaataaattaccGAGCAAATAAATTAGTGAGCACAACtaagttatatttcagtacattaaatagttttgatggttgtttatttatttttaaaatttaaaaaatatctttTTCTCTATAATTATAGAATGTAAATTACAAATTTACTAGGTAATAAATTGGTCAAAATAAAATAGTAAATAAatagtaattatttatttaatacaaataataaataaaataactactgaaaattaaaaataaatagatataaaatgtaaattaaatatttatgagACAACAAAttggtaaaaaataaaataaaatagtaacTAGTTAAAAATATAAATACTAAATAAAATAGTTATTAGTAAATTAAATTTATGTATTCATGTCTATAATTTTATAGTTATTATTTATGTATTCAATGCCAAATAATTTCATTCCATGAAAGATATGCTTTTATGTCAAATATATTATACTCTAACTATTTAATTTGAACAACTAAAATAAATATATAGCACAATAGATCATTTTGTTTGATTTCTAATTAAAAGGTTGTTTCCCACTATGGTTGGCAAGGTCATGTTTTTTCTAATCTATTTCTTTGTTgctaatttattttagttatttttaatATGTTAATTAGAAATTTTATTTACTCTTTATGAATTTTTTGTTAATACTATTCATGCTAATTTTATTAGTAAGAACACATTTAATAGTAAGTGATTTAGAATCATAAATGAATTTTTTTAGTATCTTTATCATATTTGTATTGAGCTATAATATGATCCAAAATATGTCTAGCAAGAATGTCTTGTCAAATGATACATTTAATTTGAATTATTTGTACATTTATTTTG from Cryptomeria japonica chromosome 3, Sugi_1.0, whole genome shotgun sequence harbors:
- the LOC131066670 gene encoding uncharacterized protein LOC131066670; its protein translation is MYDLPMFQRALLHPKFSFSKQNWVSWDFHYLNLKLLPSIFIQTAKLSRKSGVEPQAEIPVNVKHQVQQVLQDYLYYTREFNFTDARDISINAPCFIHKLLSRVRQKKDLTRALKKRLLYNPINEFEPFFESIGIKPCDIHSLLPQDQLFMKESQALLAAVSTLSNIGFPRQELGKLYKEHPNVFICSSKELQNKLQFYENLGVSKASLVRIIISCPSVLNDDLYRNFMVVIIGLNCFQLEKSRNSCLMDSNLHNRGITLENLMLLVGIGCSWDEISKFFYTKSDLLNNGSEESLRSIIEFLSSLGIQRENICSCVLTCPEILNPELVKSMEIGAASVGLYQETREKIDSYRGKLIKLLECTVGMVFEKQNFSAFIKKHLKNPLWKVDPKNIQFMLSDGVNVVNKASPKNPENIQLMLLDGVDVVNKASPENFQSIMMEGVDLANRKKDLVVDRFLQKHSASVREIQMCEHLHRLIPRHTLNIFLKVGLAKSSKKMNEAVSRIECTSDKLQERFSYLLGLGLPFCAVCKILWWSPTILSQSLNSLQKKADFLFRSVSNPLQVLESYPIYLNYSLKRRIMPRYKLYKWLRSNNVLKSELGITSIIRLSEKSFEKKYVMIHSEGRNYFRQCMLTCEHASSPQENLGVEVVDKAGPENFQSLMMEGGDLVNRKTDLIVDSFPQKHSASVREIQICEHLHRHIRRHTLNIFLKVGLAKSSKKMNVAVSRIECTSDKLQERFSYLLGLGLPFCAVCKILWRSPTIFSQSLNSLQKKADFLFRSVNNPLQVLESYPKYLNYSLERRIMPRYELYKWLRTNNVLKSELGIMSIIKLSEKSFEKKYLKLHPKGSKYFRQCNLTYEHASSAQENHGVDVVDKASPENFQRLMMEGGDLANKKKDLIVDSFPQKHSASVREIQICEHLNRCIRRHTLNIFLKVGLAKSSKKMNVAVSRIECTSDKLQERFSYLLGLGLPFCAVCKILWWLPTIFSQSLNSLQKKADFLFRSVSNPLQVLESYPKYLNYSLERRIMPRYELYKWLRTNNVLKSELGIMSIIKLSEKSFEKIYVKLHPKGSKYFRQCKLTYEHASSAQENHGVDVGDKASLENFQRLMMEGGDLANKKKDLIVDSFPQKHYASVREIQICEHLNRCIRRHTLNIFLKVGLAKSSKKMNVAVSRIECTSDKLQERFSYFLGLGLPFCAVCKILWWSPTIFSQSLNSLQKKADFLFRSVSNPLQVLESYPKYLNYSLERRIMPRYELYKWLRTNNVLKSELGIMSIIKVSEKSFEKKYVKLHPQGSKYFRQCKLTYEHASSAQENHGVDVVDKASPEIFKLQERFSYLLRLGLLFCAVCKILWWSPTIFSQSLNSLQKKADFLFRSVNNPLQVLESYPKYLNYSLESRIMPRYKLYKWLRTNNVLNSELGIMSIIKLSEKSFEKKYVKLHPKGSKYFRQCKLTHEHASSAQET